In Epinephelus moara isolate mb chromosome 20, YSFRI_EMoa_1.0, whole genome shotgun sequence, the genomic stretch TAGTAAAGGGATCGACGGCCTTGATGGGCTCACTTTCCAAAGTCTCACCTTCCCCATATTTGTTTACTGCCTTCACCCTAAACAGGTATTCGTTTCCTTTGAGTAGCTTGGTAATTTTGCAGGTAGTTGCCATCATGTCACCGTAAATAAGGGTCCAGGCTACACGGCTGGTTTCACACTTTTCAACAATGTAGTGCATGATCTCGGCACCGCCAGTCTCATGAGGGGGTCCCCATGACAGGGTGCATTTCTCTGCTGAGAGTCCAGACACTTCCAGAGGTCCAGCAGGTGGGCCTGGCCTGTCCAGGACCTTGCAGTTGATAGTCCTGGATGTCACACCCCCTGTACTCTGTAGGGTCAGAGTATACTGTCCAGAGTCTTTCCTAACACTTTCTCTGATAAGAAGAGAGGTATGCGTCTTTGTTGCAGTTACCTCAACCCTTCCCTTGCTTCCGATATTTCTACCATTCTTCAACCAAAACACTGTGGGGTTAGGGCGGCCAGAGATGTCAGCATCTATTCTTAGGAGGTCTCCTGCTTTGACAACCACCGCCTGTCTAAAtttgtcctccaagataatttTGGGTGGCTCCACATCATGCTGCACTGTAACAGGTCCGGTGGTTTCAGAGGGCGCACTGAAGTTCTCGGCTGCATTCTTTGCAGTCACACGAAAATCATACTGTTCTCCCTCTGTGAGGCCAGTCACTTCCAAGAAGGTGTCCAGTAAGTTGGTGAAGTTGCACTTAAGCCAGCAACTCTCCGGCAGCTCTTTATGCTCAACAATGTACCCAGTTATTTTAGCCCCGCCATCATATTCTGGTTTGTCCCAGGACAGGGAAACTGAGCTGTTAGTTATATTGGTGACTGTGAGGTTGTGTGGGGGATCGCACTGGTCTCTTGCTGCCACAGGCTCAGATGCCTTACTGCATGGTCCAACACCGGCTATATTCTCAGCACAGACCCGAAACTCATATATCAGACCTTCTTCAACACTTGTTACCTTAAACTGGTTCTCAGTCACTGGGCTTCTGTTTAACTTTGTCCACAAAATACTGCTCTGATCTTTGCATTCAATATGATAACCAATGACAGGGCTGCCACCATCACTGTCTGGCTTGCTCCATGCAACCACCACGACGGACTTTGAGGCACTGACAACATGGACATTAGTTGGTGGACCAGGGGGCTTAAAGGGATACTGGGCAACGACATGctcagactcaacaaactggCTTTTGCCGTAGCGATTTTCTGTAGCAATACGAAACTGATATTCAGTGCCCTGTGTCAGACGGGAAATCTTGATTGATGTCCTGGCAACTGTAGCTGACACATTCTGCCATATTGTGCTGCCTGTATCTCTCTTCTCAACAACGTAATTACTGATTTGACATCCGCCAGTGTagtgagggggctgccatgACAATGACATAAAGTCAGCACTCACTTCATCCACTCTGAGCTCACTTGGTGGTCCAGGTCTTTCAAATACATTAACAAAGATTTCAGCGGATGTGGTTCCAGATGAGTTGGTCAGGGTCACCTCATACATGCCAACATCTGATCTGGTTGCATCTTTGATAATGATCTGAGACGATGTGTCAGATGTGTGCACATTTACTCTGCTTGTCTCTTTCAGCAAGTTGCCATCTTTCTTCCAGGCTGCTGTTGGCGGTGGCACACCCTTGAATGGAATGTCGATCTTTAAATCATTTCCTGCCTTTACAGTGAATGTGTTGGACAGCAAATTAATAACGGGCTCAGCATTGGTGTCCTTTACTGTAACAGGTGCCAAAAGGGATTTTGGTTCActttttcccttttcattcaCAGCAGTAACTCTAAAGAAATACTCCTTTCCTTTTTCCAGCCCATTAATAGTCACTTCCGGTGCTTTACTCTGTGAACACAATGCCCACGTATCATCTCCCTTGGCCTGCATTTCTACCATATAACGAGTGATTTTGCTCCCTCCATCATGGCCAGGCTTCTCCCAAAAGAGTCTTGCACTATTGGAAGTAACATCACTGACTGTGATTTTGCCAGGAGGCAGAGGAGCCTCCGACACTTTAACAGGCTCAGAGATCTCTGCTGGCAGTCCAGTGCCAAACTCATTCACGGCAAGGACACGGAAATAATAAAAGCTCCCTTCCTGGAGATTGTCAATCTTGTATGAGTTTCTCACACAGTTGCTACAGACACTTGTGAATGCTTTTCTGGCCTCCTCTCGCTTTTCTACAATGTAGTGGGAAATCTTTGCTCCCCCGTCGATGAGAGGTGCCTCCCAGGAGATGGACACAGAGTCCCTCTTCACATCCTTTACCTCTAAGTTAGTTGGTGCGCTGGGAGAGTCCAACACTCTGACATTAATGAATGCTGATTTAGTGCCTCTGCAGTTCTCAGCAGTCAACACATACTTTCCTGTGTGACTTCTATTGACATTCTCGATCACTAACTCTGTGTGGGAGCTTGTTACTTCAATTTGAGCACGCTCACTGACAGCGCTGCCTTCCTTTGACCATTTAACCTCAGGCTCTGGCCTTCCTCTGATGGTGACAAGAAGACGTAACGTGGAGCAGGCCCGAACACTGACAATCTTCCTCAAGGTAGAGTCCAACTCGATCTCAGGTGCCTCCAGTTTTTCAGCAGCTACCACAGTCTCAGGTAGATCCACATGCTCTCCAACTCCAGCGACGTTCATCGCACGGATACGAAAATTGTACTTTGCATTTTCTCTCAGTCTCTTCACAGTGTAGCTTGTGTCCTCTACACCTGTGCTTGGTGTACATGCGGTCCACtcgtcttctgcttcttctttcaTCTCAACTACAAATCCACTGATGCCTGCTCCTCCATCATAGATGGGCCTTGACCAGGTCAGAGACACAGTACTGCCAGAATAGTCTGTCACTTTGGGGTTGGTGGGGGGACCAGGTGGGTAAGTAGCTTCACATATTTTTATAAATTCACTTGGCTCACTGGGTGCACCCACACCACCAGCATTCTCTGCCATTACTCTAAACTGATAGTAATGTCCCTCAGTGAGCCCTGTGCATCGGAATCGCAAGTCATTTAGTCTTCTCTTGTTGCATTTGGTCCACCTGACACCCTCTTTGTCACATTTCTCCAGGATGTAGCCTTCAATCTCTGAGCCTCCATCACTCTCGGGTCTTTCCCATGATAGCACGACAGAGTCACTAGTCACAGCGCTGGCTGTAGGGGTTGAAGGTGCACTAGGTGTTTTAAAAGGGTTCTGTGCAATGAATGGGTCTGATTCCAGGAATTCACCAACACCAAATTTATTCACAGCAGCTATTCTGAATATATACTCTTTCCCCTGCACCAGTTTTGTCACTTTGTAGCTGACAGCTTCAACTTGAGACTCAACCCCTGTCCATGTAACACGGCTGGTCTCCCTTTTTTCAACGATGTAGTGAGTAACACTGGCACCGCCATCATTTAAAGGAGGGTTCCAGTGAAGATTACACTTCTCTGCACTGACAGCTTTCACCTTCAAAGGTCCGTCTGGAGGACCAGGTCGATCCAGGACCTTCACATTAGCTGAGACAGATGTAGTTCCACCAACGTTACTGAGGTTCAAGACAAAGCGTCCCCCATCCACT encodes the following:
- the LOC126408517 gene encoding titin-like — encoded protein: MEASNNEAGKKAEDTSHTLNINVTPHAELTANNTQPPLTANVQGQAATTAESAEHHPGVQPGPVTDKEKAIKPELQITFGTFTVKNGEDLKVEIPVTGHPAPKIEWKKDAQPVKETSRLEVANTSPLTVLHIRHAAREHSGQYSITASNSAGKYTGEITVVVLEKPDPPTGPVKIDEISSDYVTISWGAPEYTGGCQLDNYVVEKRDVLSTDWQTVSATTVRTTIKVTKLKTGNEYQFRVFAENRYGKSTAVTSPIVVAQYPFSVPTAPGTPFVSSVTKYSMVVEWEPPAKDGGSPITGYHLERKEKNSILWTKLNKLVLPDARFKASGLEEGIEYEFRVIAENIAGLSPPSKISESYVARDRCDPPGKPEAVVITRDNITLQWAKPKYDGGSTITGYVVEKKELPDGRWMKANFTNVIETEFTVTGLTGGQGYEFRITAKNGAGVWSTPSDSVIIIAQDVIEGPKAFMDPKFKSATIVQAGETFIIDADYSGKPLPAIIWLKDGKEIDKATPRMEIKNTLTHTTLTVRDCARVDGGRFVLNLSNVGGTTSVSANVKVLDRPGPPDGPLKVKAVSAEKCNLHWNPPLNDGGASVTHYIVEKRETSRVTWTGVESQVEAVSYKVTKLVQGKEYIFRIAAVNKFGVGEFLESDPFIAQNPFKTPSAPSTPTASAVTSDSVVLSWERPESDGGSEIEGYILEKCDKEGVRWTKCNKRRLNDLRFRCTGLTEGHYYQFRVMAENAGGVGAPSEPSEFIKICEATYPPGPPTNPKVTDYSGSTVSLTWSRPIYDGGAGISGFVVEMKEEAEDEWTACTPSTGVEDTSYTVKRLRENAKYNFRIRAMNVAGVGEHVDLPETVVAAEKLEAPEIELDSTLRKIVSVRACSTLRLLVTIRGRPEPEVKWSKEGSAVSERAQIEVTSSHTELVIENVNRSHTGKYVLTAENCRGTKSAFINVRVLDSPSAPTNLEVKDVKRDSVSISWEAPLIDGGAKISHYIVEKREEARKAFTSVCSNCVRNSYKIDNLQEGSFYYFRVLAVNEFGTGLPAEISEPVKVSEAPLPPGKITVSDVTSNSARLFWEKPGHDGGSKITRYMVEMQAKGDDTWALCSQSKAPEVTINGLEKGKEYFFRVTAVNEKGKSEPKSLLAPVTVKDTNAEPVINLLSNTFTVKAGNDLKIDIPFKGVPPPTAAWKKDGNLLKETSRVNVHTSDTSSQIIIKDATRSDVGMYEVTLTNSSGTTSAEIFVNVFERPGPPSELRVDEVSADFMSLSWQPPHYTGGCQISNYVVEKRDTGSTIWQNVSATVARTSIKISRLTQGTEYQFRIATENRYGKSQFVESEHVVAQYPFKPPGPPTNVHVVSASKSVVVVAWSKPDSDGGSPVIGYHIECKDQSSILWTKLNRSPVTENQFKVTSVEEGLIYEFRVCAENIAGVGPCSKASEPVAARDQCDPPHNLTVTNITNSSVSLSWDKPEYDGGAKITGYIVEHKELPESCWLKCNFTNLLDTFLEVTGLTEGEQYDFRVTAKNAAENFSAPSETTGPVTVQHDVEPPKIILEDKFRQAVVVKAGDLLRIDADISGRPNPTVFWLKNGRNIGSKGRVEVTATKTHTSLLIRESVRKDSGQYTLTLQSTGGVTSRTINCKVLDRPGPPAGPLEVSGLSAEKCTLSWGPPHETGGAEIMHYIVEKCETSRVAWTLIYGDMMATTCKITKLLKGNEYLFRVKAVNKYGEGETLESEPIKAVDPFTIPSPPTDVEVTSATSEAMTICWKRPASDGGSRISGYIIERREKLGVRWVCINKKPVYDLRFKASGLHEGCEYEFRVFAENAAGLSEPSLPCPLTLAEDPKFLPSPPAKPTVIDSSRTAITLSWNKPLFDGGAAVTGYKVEYKTPAEEEWTVGVHNTDRTEFTVTGLTSGTAYVFTVRSINKIGISEPSPETDPEVAVDREEEPRFDISPDMRKTLLVKDGSSFTLTVPFTGKPVPNVTWEKADVDLRIRGLINTSSSVTSITVEGATRDDSGKYIVKFQNIAGSASLTLSVRVLDSPGPPAQIRVKDVTKSSATVTWDIPENEGGGPVKSYLVDIRDLSRKGWTRLTDKCRRLSYKVSDLEEGGIYFFRITGVNEYGTGVPAETKEGTKMIDTTDWETNQGA